From the Danio aesculapii chromosome 9, fDanAes4.1, whole genome shotgun sequence genome, one window contains:
- the si:ch211-214p13.8 gene encoding uncharacterized protein si:ch211-214p13.8 — translation MDLIDLRKMTLILELFVLFILHVWTDALGHGPQCNVFKVHRGIVHKAFINKSLTISCNLKYCNGQTINVIWTKENLKDWIPVSGKDQMRTSQTLSSSDLLTSYLTFTNISKYHEGNYRCELQLQNISTVGHHINISVSDDKMEEDFTQIANESNSSLWWWPYLFICVGITILVLVIMFIAILCIYGFKSSGKEKRKRAQVQYTARSMMPQLTPNIPKRDRFVQYSEDTQRHSLDSLPQVQSLSHLSDCGDNLLSNRKDSRSSQVVYASLHHLAPTPLSSTPRPTTDECSEYAAIRVS, via the exons ATGGACTTGATAGATCTGAGAAAGATGACTTTGATCCTGGAATTGTTTGTACTTTTTATTCTTCATGTATGGACTGATGCACTGG GCCATGGTCCCCAATGCAATGTCTTTAAAGTTCACAGAGGGATTGTCCATAAAGCCTTTATAAACAAGTCTCTCACAATCTCCTGTAATCTGAAATATTGCAATGGTCAGACAATCAATGTTATATGGACAAAAGAAAACTTGAAAGATTGGATTCCAGTTTCTGGAAAAGATCAAATGAGAACTTCACAGACACTTTCATCATCTGATCTGTTAACTTCATATTTAACCTTCACAAATATATCAAAGTATCATGAAGGCAACTACAGATGTGAGCTACAGTTACAAAACATCAGCACAGTTGGCCATCATATTAATATTTCTGTCTCAG ATGACAAAATGGAAGAGGATTTCACTCAAA tcGCAAATGAAAGCAATTCAAGCTTATGGTGGTGGCCGTATCTTTTTATCTGTGTGGGTATAACGATTCTTGTTCTGGTAATAATGTTCATCGCTATCCTGTGTATTTATGGATTTAAAA GTTcaggaaaagagaaaagaaagagagCGCAGGTTCag TATACAGCACGATCTATGATGCCTCAACTGACCCCGAATATTCCGAAGCGTGACAGATTTGTCCAGTATTCAGAAGACACACAGAGACACTCTCTTGACAGTTTACCACAAGTTCAGTCTTTATCGCATCTGTCAGATTGTGGTGATAATTTACTGTCTAACAGGAAAGACAGCAGATCAAGTCAGGTTGTTTATGCCTCTCTACATCACCTTGCTCCAACACCATTATCTTCTACACCTCGTCCAACAACTGACGAGTGTTCAGAATACGCAGCGATACGTGTCTCCTGA